TCGATGGATGCACATGTATCCGCAGATTGTCGATTATATTCGTTACCGTTTTGAATGCGCGCTTCGTAGTAGTGCTGTGTTGGGCTTTATTGGTATGCCGACATTAGGGTTTTATTTAGAATCCGCTTTTCGTCAGGGGCATTATCAACAAGGCGGTGCACTATTAATCTTATTTGTGTTGTTAATTGGTAGCATACGTTTTTGGGCTAAACCGATAATGCTTTGGCTGTATTTACCGCTTGCTGTGTACTTCTTACCTCCCATTCCTGTTATCGACTCGCAACTTATTTGGCGTTTTATCAGTGTTGATGTTTTACCACCGATGCTTCAAGGACAACCCTTCTTGAGCTGGTTTGACACAGATAACCTGTCGAAGCTCGTTAACTGGAGTTATACATTAATCAGCCAGCAAGTGTTTCCCGGGATGGTTGCTACCTTGGTACTGGCTTTTTGTGCTTTGGGGTTAACTCATGTGTTGACGTTGGTATTATTGCCTTTTAATACCCACTTGATGATGCCAAAAGTGGTTATTTTAATCATGAGGGCGGTGAATTTAATATTACGTTCATTGCCTGAATATTTATTGGCTTTTGTGTTTATGATGCTACTAGGGCCCTCGATGTTGCCAGCGATTATCGCGTTAGCGCTGCACAATAGCGGCTTGATGGTCTTTTTAATGTCACGTCAAGCTGACAGCATTAGTGTGCCGTTGACATACAAGCCTAGGATTGATCAGTACAGTTATCTAGTGCTACCTGCTATATACCCACATTTTATGGGACTGCTGTTTTATCGATTTGAAGTGATTATCCGTGAAACGGCTATCTTGGGCATGCTTGGGGTGATGACGTTGGGTTTTTATGTCGACAGTAATTTTTCTGAAATTCGCTTTAGTGGGGCATTGTTGCTGTTGTTTTTCACTGCGGGTTTGAATGTGGTTGTAGATTATTTAGCACGTCGATTATTGCATTATCCTCGCAGCCGTTTACAGGCTTGCTAAAGTCTCTTGGTTTCAGGCTTGCTAAATAAAGTCTCTTAGTTTAAAGCTATAAACGGGTAAGCATCGTGGCTCAAACAGGTAACTGCTTGATAAAAATAGTCAACTTATTCAACTGCTTACTTAATCGAATTTAATCATGTTTAAAACTGACCGATAATTTGATGAATTATATTATTGGCAATCGTGACTGCAACGGCAATAAAAATAATCCCAACGAGTAGATCTATAATGGTATTGGCCGCGAGTAATTTTTGTTGTACCCGAGGTTTAGATAGGATCAGTGCGAGTAAACTAAACCACGCCAATGACAACACAAATAACAATACCGTGGCGGCAATTTTAGTTGAGTAATTGACTTGTGGCGTAATCAATACAGAAAATAAAGTAATAAAAAAGATCAGCGCTTTAGGATTCAGTAGATTGGTATATAGTCCAACTTTAAATCCCTTTAATGACGATATCAGCGCCGCTTTTGCCACATTAGGTTGCGTTGATGAAATATCTGAATTACGACGTTTGCTAATCATACTGGTGATAGCTGACTTGAGCGCCCCATATCCCATCCATGCTAAATAGCTACTGCCAATTAGTTGTACGGTCATAAAGGCAACATGAGACTGTTGTATCATCACACTGATGCCCATCAACGACAAAAAAGTGTGAATTAAGATAGCGACAGCAATGCCGAAGGCACAATAAAGTGCGGTTAAGCGTGTTTGCTGCGTAGCCATTTTAACGATAATGGCAAAGTCAGGTCCTGGGCTCATTAATGCCACAATGTGAATAACCGCTAAACCCGCCAATAAAGTCATGTCCATATTTATTCCGTTTTTTATAAGTTAAAGCTGGCTAGATTTTGTTGATATCCATTTGTTGATATCCATTTGTTGATATCCATTTGTTGATATCTATGAGAGCTTATTTCAATGTAAGTTGATGATAATGGCACATTTATGTAGGAAAAAGATAATAAAAAAGCGCTAAATTAGCGCTTTTTTATATAAGGTGAACTTAAGTGTTATTTTTTGGCGTTAAGCACTTGTTCTTCAAAACTTTTGGCTGCTTTACCTGCTTGCGAATCGTTGAAGACTTCTTCATTAAATTCGCCTTCTGATTTGGCAATGATCACCGTAGCCACTGCATCACCAGTGACGTTTACTGCAGTGCGGATCATGTCTAGCATTCTGTCTACACCAATAATTAAGGCAATACCTTCAACCGGTAAGCCTACTTGGTTTAACACCATTGCCAGCATAATAAGGCCGACACCAGGCACACCCGCAGTACCGATAGATGCCAGTGTGGCCGTTACCACTACAGTCGCGTAATCCATGATGCTCAGTTCAATACCAAATACTTGGGCAATAAATACCGTTGCAACACCCTGCATAATGGCGGTGCCATCCATGTTGAGAGTGGCACCAAGTGGTAAGGTGAATGACGCGATTTTGTTGTCGACGCCCATTCTGTGCTCTGCGGTTTCAATGGTTACCGGCAATGTTGCGTTGGAACTTGCGGTACTAAAAGCAAACAGCTGTACGTCGCGGATTTTACGTAAAAACATCAACGGGCTGAGACCCGAGAACAGTTTTAGTAGAGTAGGGTAAACCACTAAGCCTTGGATAAATAAAACGGCAACCACCAGGAGGAAGTATTTGACAACACTACCGAAGGTTTCTAAGCCCAACGTTAAGCTGAGGGTCGCCATCAGTGCAAACACACCATAAGGTGCTAACTGCATAATTAAGGTAACCACACGCATAATCACATCATTTAAGTCGTTAAAA
The nucleotide sequence above comes from Shewanella sp. Arc9-LZ. Encoded proteins:
- a CDS encoding ABC transporter permease, with the protein product MPKMMTHSRYSFVGHWQKITLLLLLMVSVCWFFADTEVIALDPWSELGRMWQGFVHPDFFATEYLLDALWQTISFALLGITIGLLLGFPLALWYQHPVVAAMCAFIRAIHEIFWALIFLQIFGLSAITGILAIALPYAATFARVFADILQQAPMHTLFSLPKGTDKLSAFIYGRWMHMYPQIVDYIRYRFECALRSSAVLGFIGMPTLGFYLESAFRQGHYQQGGALLILFVLLIGSIRFWAKPIMLWLYLPLAVYFLPPIPVIDSQLIWRFISVDVLPPMLQGQPFLSWFDTDNLSKLVNWSYTLISQQVFPGMVATLVLAFCALGLTHVLTLVLLPFNTHLMMPKVVILIMRAVNLILRSLPEYLLAFVFMMLLGPSMLPAIIALALHNSGLMVFLMSRQADSISVPLTYKPRIDQYSYLVLPAIYPHFMGLLFYRFEVIIRETAILGMLGVMTLGFYVDSNFSEIRFSGALLLLFFTAGLNVVVDYLARRLLHYPRSRLQAC
- a CDS encoding LysE family translocator gives rise to the protein MDMTLLAGLAVIHIVALMSPGPDFAIIVKMATQQTRLTALYCAFGIAVAILIHTFLSLMGISVMIQQSHVAFMTVQLIGSSYLAWMGYGALKSAITSMISKRRNSDISSTQPNVAKAALISSLKGFKVGLYTNLLNPKALIFFITLFSVLITPQVNYSTKIAATVLLFVLSLAWFSLLALILSKPRVQQKLLAANTIIDLLVGIIFIAVAVTIANNIIHQIIGQF
- a CDS encoding dicarboxylate/amino acid:cation symporter, encoding MSNQYKLGLTSKILIGMALGIIFGLALRNFFPGSQFIQEYITDGFLHVIGTIFISSLKMLVVPLVFISLVCGTCSLSDPSKLGRLGGKTISFYLFTTAIALTIAILAAVLIHPGNASLAGNVLEYSAKDAPSLSEVIINIVPTNPMQAMSEGNMLQIILFAVVFGFAISHIGERGTRIASFFNDLNDVIMRVVTLIMQLAPYGVFALMATLSLTLGLETFGSVVKYFLLVVAVLFIQGLVVYPTLLKLFSGLSPLMFLRKIRDVQLFAFSTASSNATLPVTIETAEHRMGVDNKIASFTLPLGATLNMDGTAIMQGVATVFIAQVFGIELSIMDYATVVVTATLASIGTAGVPGVGLIMLAMVLNQVGLPVEGIALIIGVDRMLDMIRTAVNVTGDAVATVIIAKSEGEFNEEVFNDSQAGKAAKSFEEQVLNAKK